The Thermacetogenium phaeum DSM 12270 genome segment AAATCAACCACCCATTAACCTCTTCTGCCAGCAGCGCTTTCAGATCCTCAGGCGCACCTGCACTCCCTTTCCCCCAGCTTCTAGATGGAAAACCTCTCCTGCCGCGACCACTTGCAGATAGGGCTACGGGCAACGCCCAGATGGTCGGCGGCCTGCCGGACGCTCAACCACTTTCTTTCATAATGATCGTCTCTTTCAACACCACAGGCCGGACGCCCCGGCCAAGGCCTACCTCCCCCTGTCACCCTTATAAGCCGGCTTTTCTTAATTCCCCATGCAGAGCGGAGAAACGGGCATACTTATTCTTTAGGGCGGTGATGTAGTTTTTCCAGTCCGCCTGTTCACCCAGGCGTTCATAGAGGTTTCTCGCTGTTCTGCGGTTCCCATTTCCTGGATTAACCGCCTGGCCTGCTCATGGCGGCCGTTCCTTTCCTCCCAGGCTACCAGTATCCCTACCAGCTTCTTCCGCTCCCATTCGCCGCTTTTCGGGATATGTTCACATAGGCATTCCCGAAGCAGCTCCCAATCCTGCTCGCCGGCATGCTCGAATATGGCATCCAGGGCATCACCGGCAAAATCGACACCACCCATTTCTATGTCAGCTAGTTCGGCCTTCATAAGGGACATCAACCAGGCTTGCCGCGTCTCGCGGTCGCAATCACCTCGATTAAGGCACTCGCTCAATCCCTCCACACATTCACAGGCAATGGCGGCGATAGCTCCATCATCGTCCATGCTCAACAACTCATTGCCATAAATCTCCGTCAGAGCGTCAAGCACCGTCTGGTAGACCGCGCCTGCCTCCGGCCAGTCTTCTTTCTGTTCCAGGCGCTCGGCCGTTCGCAAGATGTTCCGCAGGCCAGTCTCTATTTCAAAGGGGTCGTCCAGGCTCAACGCCCTCTTCACTTCTCGGTTCAATGCCGCCATATCCGGAGACCGCCCGCCGGCCGTAGCCACAGCCAAATCGACGACAGCCGACAAAGACGGCTCCCGCTGAACCATATCGCCGATCAGAGAAATGAGTTCTTCCCTGCTGAGCCGGGCAAGCATGGCGTCCAGTGACGTTAAAACCTTAAAAGAATCCGGTTCATGAACATAGGTCAGCAAGAGAGCAACGATATGTTTGCAAAACCCTCCCCGGGGACAGGTACAGAATGCCTCCCGGATGCCGTTATTACTCAAAACAACCCTGACCCTGTACGGCTTCGACTGTGACCCATAGCACTCACCGCTCAGTTCCATCCCCTGCCGGAGGGGATAGCGAACGTTTCCGCCGGCGTAGTAATTCATCCCGCGCTCAAAACTTTGCCCGTCCGCCAGTTGACGAATGTATTCCTCCGTTAACCATGAGAAATTGCTGCCGTCCATAAACTCACCTTTCTCCTGCCCCCGTTTTATCCTCAAACAACGCCAAGCAATACCTTGCTTTTCTTCCCGTCCAAGCCGGCGAGAACCGGCACCTCTGCCCGGTATCATTCTACCAGGAAAAAAGAAACCGGCAAGGAAACCGGTACTGCCTCCGCAGGGTTGCTCTTCTATTCGTGCCGGAGAAGTGCTAGGCGCTCCCACAGTCCCCCGCAGTTTCACTGCTTCCCTCCCATGGGTAGCTCCCTCTCGGGATTTTCGGCTGTCGTCGCCCTTCTCTCGAACTCATATGGAGCCCCCCTGTCCTTATGTTCAGTCCTTCCCCCTCTTTGACGTCTGAAAGGGGTACCATGACCTCTGCTGACTCCTGCCAGTTCAGCCGCACCTTCCAGTGCGGGTTGCCAGATTACCCGGCAAAAAACCCCTTCACCTTCCTGGCGAAGGGTCTGGTATAAGTTTTCGCCGTCAGTTTATTTCCAAATTTCTTCCTTGACTTTTGTTCTTACCCTTTCGCTAAAGCGGAAACCATTCTGTTCCAGGCTATCGAGGATTGGGTCAATAGCAGGCAATAACCCCTTTTTCACACCAAGCGCCACAACACCTAAGGTACCCATAACCCTTAAGCCCGAGTTTCTGGCGATACGTCGGGCTTTTTTCTCGTCAACTAAAAGATAATCCGCCTTAACTTCCTTGGCTAAAACGATGGCTTCCGCTTCTCCTCGATCAAGGTCGGTTCTAAGTAAGGAAACCGCCAGAGCGTTTTGTACTTGGAGGGTCTCGATCCAGGTAGCTTCTCTGATTTCTTTCACACCGGGAAGTTCAGTTCCCTGTAGTACCACTTCATTATATACACCTTGAGGAATAATAATTCGTCCAAATACGGCATGCAGGAGGTTTACTTGCTTAATCCGAGCTAAAGCAATAAGTGGTGTCGAGTTAGAGACCACTTTCA includes the following:
- a CDS encoding SWIM zinc finger family protein produces the protein MDGSNFSWLTEEYIRQLADGQSFERGMNYYAGGNVRYPLRQGMELSGECYGSQSKPYRVRVVLSNNGIREAFCTCPRGGFCKHIVALLLTYVHEPDSFKVLTSLDAMLARLSREELISLIGDMVQREPSLSAVVDLAVATAGGRSPDMAALNREVKRALSLDDPFEIETGLRNILRTAERLEQKEDWPEAGAVYQTVLDALTEIYGNELLSMDDDGAIAAIACECVEGLSECLNRGDCDRETRQAWLMSLMKAELADIEMGGVDFAGDALDAIFEHAGEQDWELLRECLCEHIPKSGEWERKKLVGILVAWEERNGRHEQARRLIQEMGTAEQRETSMNAWVNRRTGKTTSPP
- a CDS encoding DUF3368 domain-containing protein — encoded protein: MKVVSNSTPLIALARIKQVNLLHAVFGRIIIPQGVYNEVVLQGTELPGVKEIREATWIETLQVQNALAVSLLRTDLDRGEAEAIVLAKEVKADYLLVDEKKARRIARNSGLRVMGTLGVVALGVKKGLLPAIDPILDSLEQNGFRFSERVRTKVKEEIWK